The following proteins are encoded in a genomic region of Pseudodesulfovibrio mercurii:
- a CDS encoding MFS transporter has protein sequence MLAFAHDDRTAGLYTITVSQFALVFMLSAVAVAVPALGREFGASASQLGLVESGYISAVAMLLFPVTRLSDKIGRGTTFACGMALFTIMSMILPICHTINQFIVLRVFQGGGGAMMVSTGLAIIADLYPGAGRARAMGIAGAGVYLGLSAGPWLGGLIVTHFGWRWIFYGGAIPCAVGFLLTLKTLPVRPVLARGVRFDPGGALCIALGMILLSQGGSHLDGRFGAYMVVGGLFFLLCFVFWEGRAKAPLLSLTLFSGNPAFSLGSAAQFISYAAIYGITFLLSLYLQVARGMTAGDAGFILMIQPVMQVVLSVVSGKWCERWSPHLVATAGMGLATLGLGAAIFQGAFPALWFTALILALCGAGSAMFATANMAVIMGAVTRENYGVASAVVAAMRTTGMTVSLVFISGVFAVVIGPAALTPANADVFLKAMNVAFIALTVFSALGVLMSAKGRLEVRKGTADR, from the coding sequence ATGCTCGCTTTCGCCCACGACGACCGGACCGCCGGTCTGTACACCATCACCGTCTCCCAGTTCGCCCTGGTCTTCATGCTCTCGGCCGTGGCCGTGGCCGTGCCCGCCCTGGGCCGCGAGTTCGGGGCCAGCGCCTCCCAGCTCGGGCTGGTGGAGTCGGGATACATCTCGGCCGTGGCCATGCTCCTCTTCCCGGTCACGCGCCTGTCCGACAAGATCGGGCGCGGGACCACCTTTGCCTGCGGCATGGCCCTGTTCACGATCATGAGCATGATCCTGCCCATCTGCCACACCATCAACCAGTTCATCGTCCTGCGCGTCTTCCAGGGCGGCGGCGGGGCCATGATGGTCTCCACCGGCCTGGCCATCATCGCCGATCTCTACCCCGGGGCGGGGAGGGCCAGGGCCATGGGCATAGCCGGGGCCGGGGTCTACCTCGGCCTGTCCGCGGGGCCGTGGCTCGGCGGGCTCATCGTCACCCACTTCGGCTGGCGCTGGATCTTCTACGGCGGGGCCATCCCCTGCGCCGTGGGCTTCCTGCTGACCCTCAAGACCCTGCCCGTGCGCCCGGTCCTTGCGCGCGGCGTGCGGTTCGATCCGGGCGGGGCCCTGTGCATCGCCCTGGGCATGATCCTGCTCTCCCAGGGCGGCTCCCACCTGGACGGCAGGTTCGGCGCGTACATGGTCGTGGGCGGCCTGTTCTTCCTGCTCTGCTTCGTCTTCTGGGAGGGGAGGGCCAAGGCCCCGCTCCTCAGCCTGACCCTGTTCAGCGGCAACCCCGCCTTCTCCCTGGGCTCGGCCGCCCAGTTCATCAGCTACGCGGCCATCTACGGGATCACCTTCCTGCTCTCCCTGTACCTCCAGGTGGCCCGGGGCATGACCGCCGGCGACGCCGGGTTCATCCTCATGATCCAGCCGGTCATGCAGGTCGTCCTCTCGGTGGTCAGCGGCAAGTGGTGCGAGCGCTGGTCGCCCCACCTTGTGGCCACGGCGGGCATGGGGTTGGCGACCCTCGGCCTGGGCGCGGCCATCTTCCAGGGCGCGTTCCCGGCCCTGTGGTTCACGGCCCTGATCCTGGCCCTGTGCGGCGCGGGCTCGGCCATGTTCGCCACCGCCAACATGGCCGTCATCATGGGCGCGGTCACCCGCGAGAACTACGGCGTGGCCTCGGCCGTGGTCGCGGCCATGCGCACCACGGGCATGACCGTGTCCCTGGTCTTCATCAGCGGCGTGTTCGCGGTGGTCATCGGCCCCGCCGCCCTGACCCCGGCCAATGCCGATGTCTTCCTCAAGGCCATGAACGTGGCCTTTATAGCCCTGACCGTGTTCAGCGCGCTGGGCGTGCTCATGTCCGCCAAGGGCCGCCTCGAGGTGCGCAAGGGAACCGCCGACAGGTAG
- a CDS encoding TAXI family TRAP transporter solute-binding subunit, whose amino-acid sequence MRNPYLNSLVKFLRSHVLMSFLIYGAALGVLALALWVTFQFVKPLPPDKVVMVTGGEGGAYYAFAKQYAEFFKEHGFELEVRTSKGSMDNLAILENPDAGVQAAFMQGGITTPEEHPDLESLGSLYYEPVWLFTSKRLRLKTLADLKGRRVAVGAEGSGTSHLVRQLLDENGVTPETALLMAEGTDLAVPDLLDRKIDALFVIAGVNSQAVRTLSEAHKQVNLYSFHRAETYARTHRYLEKLTLPQGGIDLMRDLPAHDVTLLAPSANLVIRDDLHPALRYLFLLAAAKVHGKGDMFAAANQFPNAQAVLFPLSDEARNFYKSGPPFLMRYLPFQAAITVERLKILLIPLLTLLFPLFKITPPAYRWQIRRRIFKWYKQLKKLDMHAYDLTDPAEAVDMLAQLEKMDRLVLETSVPLSYTDYIYSLRLHIRMIRQRLEKLIGEESPSPLE is encoded by the coding sequence ATGCGAAATCCATATCTGAACAGCCTCGTCAAATTCCTGCGCTCCCACGTGCTCATGTCGTTCCTTATTTACGGCGCGGCCCTGGGCGTGCTCGCCCTGGCACTGTGGGTGACCTTCCAGTTCGTCAAGCCCCTGCCCCCAGACAAGGTGGTCATGGTCACCGGCGGCGAGGGCGGGGCCTACTACGCCTTCGCCAAGCAGTACGCCGAGTTTTTCAAGGAACACGGCTTCGAGCTCGAGGTGCGCACCTCCAAGGGGTCCATGGACAACCTGGCCATCCTCGAAAACCCGGACGCCGGGGTCCAGGCCGCGTTCATGCAGGGCGGCATCACCACCCCCGAGGAACACCCGGACCTGGAGAGCCTCGGCTCCCTGTACTACGAGCCGGTCTGGCTGTTCACCTCCAAGCGCCTCCGGCTCAAGACCCTGGCCGACCTCAAGGGCCGCCGCGTCGCGGTCGGGGCCGAGGGCAGCGGCACCAGCCACCTGGTCCGCCAACTGCTCGACGAGAACGGCGTCACCCCGGAAACCGCCCTGCTCATGGCCGAAGGCACGGACTTGGCCGTGCCCGACCTGCTCGACCGCAAGATCGACGCCCTGTTCGTCATCGCCGGAGTCAACTCCCAGGCCGTGCGCACCCTGAGCGAGGCGCACAAACAGGTGAACCTGTACTCCTTCCACCGGGCCGAGACCTACGCGCGCACCCACCGCTACCTGGAGAAACTGACCCTGCCCCAGGGCGGCATCGACCTCATGCGCGACCTGCCCGCCCATGACGTGACCCTGCTCGCGCCCTCGGCCAACCTGGTCATCCGCGACGACCTGCACCCGGCCCTGCGCTACCTCTTCCTCCTGGCCGCGGCCAAGGTCCACGGCAAGGGCGACATGTTCGCCGCCGCGAACCAGTTCCCCAACGCCCAGGCCGTGCTCTTCCCCCTGAGCGACGAGGCCCGGAACTTCTACAAGTCCGGCCCGCCCTTCCTCATGCGCTACCTGCCCTTCCAGGCGGCCATCACCGTGGAACGGCTCAAGATCCTGCTCATCCCGCTGCTGACCCTGCTCTTCCCGCTGTTCAAGATCACCCCGCCCGCCTACCGCTGGCAGATCCGGCGGCGCATCTTCAAATGGTACAAGCAGCTCAAGAAACTGGACATGCACGCCTACGACCTGACCGACCCGGCCGAGGCCGTGGACATGCTCGCCCAACTCGAAAAAATGGACCGCCTCGTCCTCGAAACCTCCGTGCCCCTGTCCTACACCGACTACATCTACTCCCTGCGCCTGCACATCCGCATGATCCGGCAACGACTGGAAAAGCTGATCGGCGAGGAAAGTCCCTCGCCCCTGGAATAA
- a CDS encoding sulfide/dihydroorotate dehydrogenase-like FAD/NAD-binding protein: MGYTILKKEELIPGQTTMMVIEAPQIATKAKPGNFVMLRASEHGERIPLTIADCDREKGTITIVYLVVGKTTAEMNTLKEGGEFVDVCGPLGRPTHIEKSGTVVCVGGGTGIAAMHHIAKGHVEAGNRVIAIIGARSKNLLLFCSELSSFCPEVRIATDDGSEGHKGFVTEVLKDILETEDEVAEVVAIGPVPMMEAVCRVTLPFNVKTTVSLNSIMVDGIGMCGACRCTVGGKTLFACVDGPEFDGHQVDFAELRTRLWQFKKQEEESMELFSKECHCHG, translated from the coding sequence ATGGGTTACACGATTCTGAAAAAAGAGGAACTGATCCCGGGCCAGACCACCATGATGGTCATTGAGGCGCCCCAGATCGCCACGAAGGCCAAGCCCGGCAACTTCGTCATGCTCCGCGCCAGCGAGCACGGCGAACGCATCCCCCTGACCATTGCGGACTGCGACCGGGAAAAGGGAACCATCACCATCGTTTACCTGGTCGTCGGCAAGACCACCGCCGAGATGAACACCCTCAAGGAAGGGGGCGAGTTCGTGGACGTGTGCGGCCCCCTCGGGCGGCCCACCCACATCGAGAAGTCCGGCACCGTGGTCTGCGTGGGCGGCGGCACCGGCATCGCGGCCATGCACCACATCGCCAAGGGCCACGTGGAGGCGGGCAACCGGGTCATCGCCATCATCGGGGCGCGGTCCAAGAACCTGCTCCTGTTCTGCTCCGAACTTTCTTCGTTCTGTCCCGAGGTGCGCATCGCCACCGACGACGGCTCCGAGGGCCACAAGGGGTTCGTCACCGAGGTTCTCAAGGATATCCTCGAGACCGAGGACGAGGTGGCCGAGGTGGTCGCCATCGGCCCGGTGCCCATGATGGAGGCCGTCTGCCGCGTGACCCTGCCCTTCAACGTCAAGACCACCGTGTCGCTGAACTCCATCATGGTGGACGGCATCGGCATGTGCGGCGCGTGCCGCTGCACCGTGGGCGGCAAGACCCTGTTCGCCTGCGTGGACGGGCCCGAGTTCGACGGCCACCAGGTGGACTTCGCCGAGCTCCGCACCCGGCTGTGGCAGTTCAAGAAGCAGGAGGAGGAATCCATGGAATTGTTCAGCAAGGAGTGCCACTGCCATGGCTGA
- a CDS encoding LytR/AlgR family response regulator transcription factor, producing MPRLKTLLIHPDPEVRTALRDVLEEVPFVQVLGEAVSAFEALELLEAIPYGVFFVGVELPGGASGIEMAQMLAGRRNKPALVFISGSETQAYAAFELGATDYLLWPPAPGRMARTMDRIQTFKTRFREVPPPVPYPEDPDDEPDEDGEQTVKLPLPEEEQDSFLAALQAAWDQTTGRRPEIDKLAVNQDGRTILIPYDQIIFVEAFEDYSYVHTANQKFLSSYRLKNLEDRLGPHRFFRVHRKYLVNLDMVTEIASMPGSNFMLRTAGRTRIELPISRRRIAELKKIIGL from the coding sequence ATGCCCAGGCTCAAGACGCTGCTCATCCACCCCGACCCCGAGGTCCGCACGGCCCTGCGCGACGTGCTCGAGGAGGTCCCCTTTGTCCAGGTCCTGGGCGAGGCGGTCTCGGCCTTCGAGGCGCTCGAACTGCTCGAGGCCATCCCCTACGGGGTGTTCTTCGTGGGCGTGGAGCTGCCGGGCGGGGCGAGCGGCATCGAGATGGCCCAGATGCTCGCCGGGCGCAGGAACAAGCCCGCCCTGGTGTTCATCTCCGGGTCCGAGACCCAGGCCTACGCCGCCTTCGAGCTGGGGGCCACGGATTACCTGCTCTGGCCGCCCGCGCCGGGACGCATGGCCCGGACCATGGACCGCATCCAGACCTTCAAGACGCGCTTCCGCGAGGTCCCGCCCCCGGTGCCCTATCCCGAAGACCCGGACGACGAGCCGGACGAGGACGGCGAGCAGACCGTGAAGCTGCCCCTGCCCGAGGAGGAGCAGGATTCCTTCCTGGCCGCGCTCCAGGCCGCCTGGGACCAGACCACCGGGCGCAGGCCCGAGATCGACAAGCTGGCCGTGAACCAGGACGGCCGGACCATCCTCATCCCCTACGACCAGATCATCTTCGTCGAGGCCTTCGAGGACTATTCCTACGTGCACACGGCCAACCAGAAATTTCTCTCCTCCTACCGGCTCAAGAACCTGGAGGACCGGCTCGGGCCGCACCGCTTCTTCCGCGTGCACCGCAAGTACCTGGTCAACCTCGACATGGTCACCGAGATCGCGTCCATGCCCGGCTCCAACTTCATGTTGCGCACGGCCGGACGCACGCGCATCGAGCTGCCCATCAGCCGGCGGCGCATCGCCGAGCTGAAGAAGATCATCGGGCTGTGA
- a CDS encoding heavy metal translocating P-type ATPase has protein sequence MKKATAQVKGMHCAACSARIEKVVGNMDGVDDVAVNLAAESMALSYDPDVVGLETVGKRIKDLGFEAEFSDAPELEAPGLASLDLDIGGMHCASCSSRIERVVGRMDGVDAASVNLAAETGKFVFDPSLVSRREIREAIAGAGFTSEVRSEEGDLFAKRRREAEERLNAQKRALIPAFLFALPLLVLSMGHMWGMPLPAFLDPAHSPATFALVQLLLTLPVVWSGRNFYLHGVPALLRGGPDMDSLVAMGTGAAFLYSLWNTLALVLGLGDPHVLAMDLYYESAAVLIAMISLGKYFEARSKLKTSDAIRALMELAPDTATLLRDGQQVPIAVAEVEPGDLLLIKPGERIPVDGTVTDGRSSVDESMLTGEPMPVGKKVGDTVAGGTLNSSGALTMRADRVGNDTVLARIIRLVQEAQGSKAPIANLADRISYYFVPAVMLTALIAGLAWYFLGQAGFPFSLRIFVAVMVIACPCAMGLATPMSIMVSAGRGAQLGVLVKSGRALEEAGSLDTVVFDKTGTLTHGRPEVAAITMIRGTMAQTEAVYLAASAESRSEHPLAQAIVRHAQAKDLDIPAPDEFEAVLGKGIRAKVGYREILIGNWAFMQDHDIGFGMDNLAPDAVAHYERQGATVVYFASENKLNALFAIADEMRDETPEVVEALRRAGLTPVMLTGDNAVNARVIAERAGIDEVIAGVLPDRKAEEITRLQEQGRKVAMVGDGINDAPALAKADIGIAMGSGIDVAVESGDVVLMHSDLHAILTALNLSRATMRNIRQNLFWAFAFNVVGIPVAAGLLHIFGGPTLNPMIAGTAMAMSSVTVVTNALRLRFFKG, from the coding sequence ATGAAGAAAGCAACGGCACAGGTAAAGGGCATGCACTGCGCGGCCTGCTCGGCGCGCATTGAAAAGGTGGTCGGCAACATGGACGGCGTGGACGACGTCGCCGTGAACCTGGCAGCCGAGAGCATGGCCCTGTCCTATGACCCGGACGTCGTCGGCCTCGAAACCGTGGGCAAGCGCATCAAGGACCTCGGCTTCGAGGCCGAGTTCAGCGACGCGCCAGAACTCGAGGCCCCCGGCCTGGCCTCCCTGGACCTGGACATCGGCGGCATGCACTGCGCCTCCTGCTCCTCGCGCATCGAGCGCGTGGTCGGCCGCATGGACGGGGTGGACGCGGCCTCGGTCAACCTGGCCGCCGAGACCGGCAAGTTCGTCTTCGACCCCTCCCTGGTCTCGCGCCGCGAGATCCGCGAGGCCATCGCGGGCGCGGGCTTCACCTCCGAGGTGCGCTCCGAGGAGGGCGACCTCTTCGCCAAACGCCGCCGGGAGGCCGAGGAACGGCTGAACGCCCAGAAAAGGGCCCTCATCCCGGCCTTCCTCTTCGCCCTGCCCCTGCTCGTCCTGTCCATGGGCCACATGTGGGGCATGCCCCTGCCCGCCTTCCTCGACCCCGCGCACTCGCCCGCGACCTTCGCCCTGGTCCAGCTCCTGCTGACCCTGCCCGTGGTCTGGTCCGGCCGCAACTTCTACCTCCACGGCGTCCCGGCCCTGCTGCGCGGCGGCCCGGACATGGACTCCCTGGTGGCCATGGGCACGGGCGCGGCCTTCCTCTACTCCCTGTGGAACACCCTGGCCCTGGTCCTGGGCCTGGGCGACCCGCACGTCCTGGCCATGGACCTCTACTACGAGTCCGCCGCCGTGCTCATCGCCATGATCTCGCTGGGCAAGTATTTCGAGGCCCGCAGCAAGCTCAAGACCTCGGACGCCATCCGGGCGCTCATGGAGCTCGCCCCGGACACCGCCACCCTGCTCCGGGACGGCCAGCAGGTGCCCATCGCCGTGGCCGAGGTCGAGCCCGGCGACCTGCTGCTCATCAAGCCCGGCGAACGCATCCCCGTGGACGGCACCGTGACCGACGGCCGCTCCTCGGTGGACGAGTCCATGCTCACCGGCGAACCCATGCCCGTGGGCAAGAAGGTCGGCGACACCGTGGCGGGCGGCACCCTGAACAGTTCCGGGGCCCTGACCATGCGCGCCGACCGCGTGGGCAACGACACCGTGCTCGCCCGGATCATCCGGCTCGTCCAGGAGGCCCAGGGGTCCAAGGCCCCCATCGCCAACCTGGCCGACCGCATCAGCTACTACTTCGTGCCCGCGGTCATGCTCACCGCGCTCATCGCCGGGCTGGCCTGGTACTTCCTCGGCCAGGCGGGCTTCCCCTTCAGCCTGCGCATCTTCGTGGCCGTCATGGTCATCGCCTGCCCCTGCGCCATGGGACTGGCCACGCCCATGTCCATCATGGTCTCGGCCGGACGCGGCGCGCAGCTCGGCGTGCTCGTCAAGTCGGGCCGCGCCCTGGAAGAGGCGGGGTCGCTGGACACCGTCGTCTTCGACAAGACCGGCACCCTGACGCACGGCCGCCCGGAAGTGGCCGCCATCACCATGATCCGGGGGACCATGGCCCAGACCGAGGCCGTCTACCTGGCCGCCTCGGCCGAGAGCCGCAGCGAACACCCCCTGGCCCAGGCCATCGTGCGCCACGCCCAGGCCAAGGACCTCGACATCCCCGCGCCCGACGAATTCGAGGCCGTCCTGGGCAAGGGCATCCGGGCCAAGGTCGGCTACCGCGAAATCCTCATCGGCAACTGGGCCTTCATGCAGGACCACGACATCGGCTTCGGCATGGACAACCTCGCCCCGGACGCCGTGGCCCACTATGAACGGCAGGGCGCGACCGTGGTCTACTTCGCCTCGGAGAACAAGCTCAACGCCCTGTTCGCCATCGCCGACGAGATGCGCGACGAGACCCCCGAGGTCGTCGAGGCCCTCAGGCGCGCCGGGCTGACCCCGGTCATGCTCACCGGCGACAACGCGGTCAACGCCCGGGTCATCGCCGAACGCGCGGGCATCGACGAGGTCATCGCCGGGGTCCTGCCCGACCGCAAGGCCGAGGAGATCACCCGCCTCCAGGAACAGGGCCGCAAGGTCGCCATGGTCGGCGACGGCATCAACGACGCCCCGGCCCTGGCCAAGGCGGACATCGGCATCGCCATGGGCTCGGGCATCGACGTGGCCGTGGAGTCCGGCGACGTGGTCCTCATGCACTCGGACCTGCACGCCATCCTGACCGCGCTGAACCTCTCCCGCGCCACCATGCGCAACATCCGGCAGAACCTCTTCTGGGCCTTCGCCTTCAACGTCGTCGGCATCCCCGTGGCCGCGGGCCTGCTCCACATCTTCGGCGGCCCGACCCTGAACCCCATGATCGCGGGCACGGCCATGGCCATGAGCTCCGTCACCGTGGTCACCAACGCGCTCCGGCTCAGATTTTTCAAGGGATAG
- the gltA gene encoding NADPH-dependent glutamate synthase yields the protein MAEKKQKKVRGRTPMPHQDPQVRAGNFSEVALGYSRAQAILEAERCLQCKKPTCTDGCPVSIDIKGFIACLVDDDLKGAYDAIRKTNSLPAVCGRVCPQENQCEGSCILGKKHEPVAIGRLERYVADAYAAESACEEVTDLSTCALERDDLKVACIGSGPSSLTVAGYLAGRGIKVDVYEALHEPGGVLIYGIPEFRLPKSVVARELDGLRKLGVTFHTNWVGGKTITIQDLFDQGYNAVFIGVGAGLPRFLNVPGENLVGVFSANEYLTRVNLGRAYDFPNHDTPAYKARRVAVIGAGNVAMDAARTALRMGAEEVSIVYRRSEDEMPARREEIDHAVEEGIRIRCLCGPLSFHGDNQGRLKAMTVQKMELGEPDASGRCAPVCLEGETEQIPCGMAIIAVGTRPNPILLEATPDLKLSKWGYVETDPETGETSIPNVFAGGDIVTGAATVISAMGAGRRAAKAIADRLL from the coding sequence ATGGCTGAGAAGAAACAGAAGAAAGTTCGCGGCCGCACCCCCATGCCCCACCAGGACCCCCAGGTCCGGGCCGGTAATTTCAGCGAGGTCGCCCTGGGCTACTCCCGCGCCCAGGCCATCCTGGAGGCCGAGCGCTGCCTGCAATGCAAAAAGCCCACCTGCACCGACGGTTGCCCGGTGAGCATCGACATCAAGGGGTTCATCGCCTGCCTGGTGGACGACGACCTCAAGGGCGCCTACGACGCCATCCGCAAGACCAACTCCCTGCCCGCGGTCTGCGGCCGGGTCTGCCCCCAGGAGAATCAGTGCGAGGGCAGCTGCATCCTGGGCAAAAAGCACGAGCCCGTGGCCATCGGCCGCCTGGAACGCTACGTGGCCGACGCCTACGCCGCCGAGTCCGCCTGCGAGGAGGTCACGGACCTGTCCACCTGCGCCCTGGAGCGCGACGACCTCAAGGTCGCCTGCATCGGCTCCGGCCCGTCCTCCCTGACCGTGGCCGGCTACCTGGCCGGACGCGGCATCAAGGTGGACGTGTACGAGGCCCTGCACGAGCCCGGCGGCGTGCTCATCTACGGCATCCCCGAGTTCCGTCTGCCCAAGTCCGTGGTCGCCCGCGAACTGGACGGCCTGCGCAAACTCGGCGTGACCTTCCACACCAACTGGGTGGGCGGCAAGACCATCACCATCCAGGACCTGTTCGACCAGGGGTACAACGCCGTCTTCATCGGCGTGGGCGCGGGCTTGCCGCGCTTCCTGAACGTGCCGGGCGAGAACCTCGTCGGCGTGTTCTCAGCCAACGAATACCTGACCCGCGTCAACCTCGGCCGGGCCTACGACTTCCCCAACCACGACACCCCGGCCTACAAGGCCCGCCGCGTGGCCGTCATCGGCGCGGGCAACGTGGCCATGGACGCCGCCCGCACCGCCCTGCGCATGGGCGCGGAAGAGGTCTCCATCGTCTACCGGCGCAGCGAGGACGAAATGCCCGCCCGCCGCGAGGAGATCGACCACGCCGTGGAGGAGGGCATCCGCATCCGCTGCCTGTGCGGCCCCCTGAGCTTCCACGGCGACAACCAGGGCCGCCTCAAGGCCATGACCGTGCAGAAGATGGAACTCGGCGAACCCGACGCCTCGGGCCGCTGCGCGCCCGTCTGCCTGGAAGGCGAGACCGAACAGATCCCCTGCGGCATGGCCATCATTGCCGTGGGCACCCGGCCCAACCCCATCCTGCTCGAAGCCACCCCGGACCTCAAACTGTCCAAGTGGGGCTACGTGGAAACCGACCCCGAAACCGGCGAAACCTCCATCCCCAACGTCTTCGCGGGCGGCGACATCGTCACCGGCGCGGCCACCGTCATCTCCGCCATGGGCGCGGGCCGACGCGCCGCCAAGGCCATCGCCGACCGCCTGCTGTAG
- the recQ gene encoding DNA helicase RecQ, translating to MTSPRDILSSVFGFPEFIGLQEAIIDHVMGGNDALVLMPTGGGKSLCYQIPAMLRPGVGVCVSPLIALMQDQVQGLTQMGVRAACLNSAMDPRSAWDIEQMALNGQLDLLYVAPERLCKPGFLDFIARCGPSLFAIDEAHCVSQWGHDFRPEYTQLSILKERFPDVPRLALTATADEPTQADIVRNLQLENARVFATGFDRPNITYTVVPKKNPTRMLKRFLDEHHPGDAGIVYRLSRKKVEQTADYLCKNGFKALPYHAGLSARERFENQERFMREEGVVMVATVAFGMGVDKPNVRFVCHLEPPKSLEAYHQETGRAGRDGLPASAWMCYGMQDIAILRAMIDSGEANETRKRIEHAKLGSLFAFLETASCRRQALLAYFGEHIGPCGNCDNCLSPVETFDGTVIAQKALSNIFRTEQRFGVNHLAQVLTGATTDQIVRFNHDRVSTYGIGKDMTPEEWKSVYRQLLAAGLCSVDLERFNALTLNERSWPVLKGERPVRLRKDPALPKRDKKKQRRAPVLAQDVLTDREAEALFERLRDLRLSLAETQAVPPYAIFADKTLLEFVRYRPRDMEEFACMSGVGASKLERFGETFLESIRGHEEEHGRPDNIPEIPEAVREAKKREAEAKPDFTATAQATLDLYLELGDVDAVAEARGLKPSSIWRHLVLAVNMGRIDYRRVANLPDGERERIEAALRASRSKGVTAMTPVFEALGGAHPYDLIRLVAAGLDRG from the coding sequence ATGACCTCCCCGCGCGACATCCTTTCCTCGGTCTTCGGCTTTCCCGAATTCATCGGGTTGCAGGAGGCGATCATCGACCACGTCATGGGCGGCAACGACGCGCTGGTGCTCATGCCCACGGGCGGGGGCAAGTCCCTGTGCTACCAGATCCCGGCCATGCTCCGGCCCGGCGTGGGCGTCTGCGTCTCGCCGCTCATCGCCCTCATGCAGGACCAGGTCCAGGGGCTGACCCAGATGGGCGTGCGCGCCGCCTGCCTCAATTCGGCCATGGACCCGCGCTCGGCCTGGGACATCGAACAGATGGCCCTGAACGGCCAGCTCGACCTGCTCTACGTGGCCCCGGAGCGGCTGTGCAAGCCCGGCTTCCTGGACTTCATCGCCCGCTGCGGCCCCTCCCTGTTCGCCATCGACGAGGCCCACTGCGTGTCCCAGTGGGGCCACGACTTCCGGCCGGAATACACCCAGCTGTCCATCCTCAAGGAGCGCTTCCCGGACGTGCCGCGCCTGGCCCTGACCGCCACGGCGGACGAACCCACCCAGGCGGACATCGTCCGCAACCTCCAGCTGGAGAACGCCCGCGTCTTCGCCACCGGCTTCGACCGGCCGAACATCACCTACACCGTGGTGCCCAAGAAGAACCCCACGCGCATGCTGAAGAGGTTCCTCGACGAGCACCACCCCGGCGACGCGGGCATCGTCTACCGGCTGAGCCGCAAGAAGGTCGAGCAGACCGCCGACTATCTCTGCAAGAACGGGTTCAAGGCCCTGCCCTACCACGCCGGGCTGTCGGCCCGGGAGCGGTTCGAGAACCAGGAACGGTTCATGCGCGAGGAGGGCGTGGTCATGGTCGCCACCGTGGCCTTCGGCATGGGCGTGGACAAGCCCAACGTGCGCTTCGTCTGCCACCTGGAGCCGCCCAAGTCCCTGGAGGCCTACCACCAGGAGACGGGCCGCGCCGGGCGCGACGGCCTGCCCGCCTCGGCCTGGATGTGCTACGGCATGCAGGACATCGCCATCCTGCGGGCCATGATCGACTCGGGCGAAGCCAATGAGACCCGCAAGCGCATCGAGCACGCCAAGCTCGGCTCGCTCTTCGCCTTCCTCGAAACCGCCTCCTGCCGCCGCCAGGCGCTGCTGGCCTATTTCGGCGAGCACATCGGGCCGTGCGGCAACTGCGACAACTGCCTGAGCCCGGTGGAGACCTTCGACGGCACGGTCATCGCCCAGAAGGCGTTGTCCAACATCTTCCGCACCGAGCAGCGCTTCGGGGTCAACCACCTGGCCCAGGTCCTGACCGGGGCCACCACGGACCAGATCGTCCGCTTCAACCACGACCGCGTGTCCACCTACGGCATCGGCAAGGACATGACCCCGGAGGAGTGGAAGTCGGTCTACCGCCAGCTCCTGGCCGCCGGGCTGTGCTCGGTGGATTTGGAGCGCTTCAACGCCCTGACCCTGAACGAGCGCTCCTGGCCCGTGCTCAAGGGCGAGCGCCCCGTGCGCCTGCGCAAGGACCCGGCCCTGCCCAAACGGGACAAGAAGAAGCAGCGCCGCGCCCCGGTCCTGGCCCAGGACGTCCTGACCGACCGGGAGGCCGAGGCCCTGTTCGAGCGGCTGCGCGACCTGCGCCTGTCCCTGGCCGAGACCCAGGCCGTGCCGCCCTACGCCATCTTCGCGGACAAGACCCTGCTCGAATTCGTGCGCTACCGGCCGCGCGACATGGAGGAGTTCGCCTGCATGAGCGGGGTGGGCGCGAGCAAGCTGGAGCGCTTCGGCGAGACCTTCCTCGAAAGCATCAGGGGGCACGAGGAGGAGCACGGCCGCCCGGACAACATCCCGGAGATCCCCGAAGCGGTGCGCGAGGCCAAGAAACGGGAGGCCGAGGCCAAGCCGGACTTCACGGCCACGGCCCAGGCCACCCTGGACCTCTACCTGGAGCTCGGCGACGTGGACGCCGTGGCCGAGGCGCGCGGGCTCAAGCCCTCGTCCATCTGGCGGCACCTCGTCCTGGCCGTAAACATGGGCAGGATAGACTACCGCCGCGTGGCCAACCTGCCGGACGGGGAGCGCGAGAGGATCGAGGCGGCCCTGCGCGCGTCCCGCTCCAAGGGCGTCACCGCCATGACCCCGGTCTTCGAGGCCCTGGGCGGGGCGCACCCCTACGACCTGATCCGCCTGGTGGCCGCCGGGCTGGACCGGGGCTGA